A genomic window from Glycine max cultivar Williams 82 chromosome 17, Glycine_max_v4.0, whole genome shotgun sequence includes:
- the LOC100803563 gene encoding TBC1 domain family member 15, with protein sequence MLESELHDLSDDADYAASQQQGSASVMLRSDSAKQSSPRNGAEIVFSKDNVAIHPTQFASERISGRLKLIKQSSSLFMTWIPYKAHSSEARLSDKDRNLYTIRAVPFTDIRSIRRHNPALGWQYVIVVLSSGPSYPPLYFYSGGVKEFLATIKQHVLLVRSEEDANVFLVNDFQNTLQRTLSSLEMPRAVPLACGPSNTSVDESILIENQERADNGANDGRFSVNQFHGRPRHKVDPARDLSIQVLEKFSLVTRFARETTSQLFGENQSNGFSPIDRRTHIQTNLDHPKSSNVEENTSVESPVVLDSQEFDNLSLVWGKPRQPPLGSEEWNAFLDSEGRVTDSEALRKRVFYGGLDHELQNEVWGLLLGYYPYESTYAEREFLKSVKKLEYENIKNQWQSISSAQAKRFTKFRERKGLIEKDVVRTDRSLAFYEGDDNPNVNVLRDILLTYSFYNFDLGYCQGMSDLLSPILFVMDNESEAFWCFVALMERLGPNFNRDQNGMHSQLFALSKLVELLDSPLHNYFKQRDCLNYFFCFRWILIQFKREFEYEKTMRLWEVLWTHYPSEHLHLYVCVAILKRYRGKIIGEQMDFDTLLKFINELSGHIDLDATLRDAEALCICAGENGAARIPPGTPPSLPHEDGSFYAQQEQDEIL encoded by the exons ATGCTAGAATCGGAGCTTCACGATTTATCCGATGACGCCGATTACGCCGCGTCGCAGCAACAA GGATCTGCTAGCGTGATGTTGCGGAGTGACAGTGCCAAACAGAGTTCCCCTCGGAACGGTGCTGAAATTGTATTTTCGAAGGACAATGTTGCAATTCATCCGACTCAATTTGCGTCTGAAAGAATCAGTGGAAGACTGAAATTGATTAAGCAAAGTTCGTCCTTGTTTATG ACTTGGATACCTTACAAAGCGCATAGCTCAGAGGCCAGGCTGTCTGATAAAG ACAGAAACCTTTATACCATAAGGGCGGTGCCCTTCACTGACATCAGGTCCATCCGGAGGCATAATCCTGCTCTTGGGTGGCAATATGTCATTGTTGTTCTATCATCAG GACCTTCTTATCctccattatatttttatagtggaggagtcaaagaattccttgcTACAATAAAGCAACATGTTCTTCTTGTGAG ATCTGAAGAAGATGCCAACGTATTCCTTGTGAATGATTTTCAGAATACACTGCAG AGGACTTTGTCTTCCTTGGAGATGCCCAGGGCTGTTCCCCTTGCATGTGGACCTTCAAATACATCAGTTGATGAATCCATTTTGATTGAGAACCAAGAAAGAGCTGATAATGGTGCCAATGATGGAAGATTTAGTGTTAATCAGTTCCATGGGAGACCAAGACATAAAGTAGATCCTGCTCGAGACCTCTCTATTCAAGTTCTAGAGAAGTTTTCTCTTGTCACAAGATTTGCCCGTGAAACAACTTCACAACTTTTTGGAGAAAACCAGAGTAATGGATTTAGTCCCATTGACAGGAGGACCCATATCCAGACTAACCTTGATCATCCTAAGTCTTCCAATGTTGAGGAAAATACCTCTGTTGAAAGTCCTGTTGTCTTGGATTCTCAGGAG TTCGATAATTTATCGTTAGTATGGGGAAAACCAAGGCAACCCCCTTTGGGTTCTGAAGAG TGGAATGCCTTCTTGGATTCTGAAGGACGAGTCACAGATTCAGAAGCTTTGAGAAAGAGAGTATTTTATGGTGGACTTGACCACGAATTACAAAATGAG GTATGGGGTTTGCTTTTGGGATATTATCCATATGAATCAACATATGCTGAGAGAGAATTCCTGAAGTCAGTTAAGAAGTTAGAATACGAGAACATAAAGAACCAGTGGCAG AGTATATCCTCAGCACAGGCTAAAAGATTCACAAAATTCAGGGAAAGGAAAGGGCTTATTGAGAAAGATGTG GTGAGAACTGATAGATCACTCGCTTTCTATGAAGGCGATGATAATCCAAATGTAAATGTTCTGCGAGATATCCTGTTGACATATTCATTCTACAACTTTGATCTTGGTTATTGCCAG GGAATGAGTGATCTTCTATCTCCAATATTGTTTGTGATGGATAATGAATCAGAGGCATTTTGGTGTTTTGTTGCTCTAATGGAACGTCTCGGACCCAATTTTAATCGTGATCAAAACGGCATGCATTCTCAACTTTTTGCGCTATCTAag TTGGTGGAGCTGCTGGATAGTCCATTGCATAACTATTTTAAGCAGCGTGACTGCTTGAATTATTTCTTCTGTTTCCGCTGGATTTTGATTCAATTTAAAAG GGAGTTTGAGTACGAGAAAACAATGCGCTTGTGGGAAGTTTTATGGACACATTATCCGTCTGAGCATTTGCACCTGTATGTATGTGTGGCAATCTTGAAACGATATCGTGGTAAAATAATTGGAGAGCAAATGGACTTCGACACCCTTTTGAAGTTTATTAATGAGTTAAGTGGTCACATCGATCTTGATGCAACCCTCAGAGATGCAGAGGCTCTATGTATATGTGCCGGTGAGAACGGTGCTGCTCGTATACCCCCTGGAACCCCACCGTCGTTGCCTCATGAAGATGGTTCTTTTTACGCCCaacaagaacaagatgaaatattgtaa
- the LOC100804096 gene encoding uncharacterized protein LOC100804096: MELQLALALPINPTYHKKRTFSQLLMMDHAAPPESTLTDHVMLPTLSLLPLTPNHHHDDDHHSQCSNITKDDEEEESVVGWPPVNYHWRKKLRVDEVVGNNNNNNHMVSVADHRHHSVYVKVKMEGVGIARKVDLSMHQSFHTLKQTLMDMFGKCNIQQSNNYELAYLDKEGDWLLAQDLPWRSFVGCARRLKLVKSSR, translated from the exons ATGGAGCTTCAACTGGCTCTCGCTCTCCCAATCAATCCCACCTATCATAAAAAACGTACCTTCTCCCAACTCCTCATGATGGACCATGCAGCACCACCAGAAAGCACCCTCACCGACCATGTTATGCTTCCTACTCTGTCTCTCCTCCCTTTAACCCCAAACCACCACCATGATGATGATCACCACAGTCAATGCTCTAACATCACCAA ggATGATGAGGAGGAGGAGTCTGTAGTGGGTTGGCCACCAGTAAACTATCATTGGAGGAAGAAACTTCGTGTGGACGAGGTTGTagggaataataataataataatcacatGGTATCGGTTGCTGATCATCGTCATCATAGTGTTTACGTGAAGGTGAAGATGGAGGGTGTGGGAATTGCACGGAAGGTTGATCTCAGCATGCACCAATCATTTCACACGCTCAAGCAAACCTTGATGGACATGTTTGGAAAATGTAATATTCAACAATCAAACAACTATGAACTGGCTTATCTGGACAAAGAAGGTGACTGGCTTCTCGCACAAGATCTACCATGGAG AAGTTTCGTTGGGTGTGCGCGAAGACTCAAATTGGTGAAGAGCAGCAGATAA
- the LOC100804627 gene encoding beta-1,4-mannosyl-glycoprotein 4-beta-N-acetylglucosaminyltransferase, with protein sequence MFPLQVQRLAPRPRHISRQKPPIFFCALLLLLLPICVVGIFIHGQKITYFFRPLWDNPPAPFTSIPHYYAENVSMEHLCRLHGWSLRSKPRRIFDAVIFSNELDMLEIRWHELSPYVSKFVILESNTTFTGIPKRLFFALNRERFSFAKQKIVHDIYPGRIAVPGSHEDPFVLESKQRGAMNALLRRAGISNGDILLMSDTDEIPSPHTLKLLQWCDGIPPIMHLELRNYMYSFEFPVDYSSWRATAHVYGPRSQYRHSRQTDVIFSDAGWHCSFCFQYISEFVFKMTAYSHADRVKRKYFLSHSRIQDIICKGDDLCDMLPEEYSFQELIKKMGSIPRSASAVHLPAYLIENADKFKFLLPGGCLRPPE encoded by the coding sequence ATGTTCCCCCTTCAAGTTCAACGCTTGGCTCCCCGGCCACGTCACATTTCTAGGCAAAAACCTCCCATTTTCTTTTGTGCATTGCTTCTATTACTACTGCCAATTTGTGTGGTTGGAATTTTTATCCATGGCCAAAAGATTACTTATTTCTTCCGACCACTTTGGGACAACCCCCCTGCCCCCTTCACAAGTATACCTCACTATTATGCAGAAAATGTCTCTATGGAACACCTTTGCCGCCTTCATGGCTGGTCCCTTCGTTCCAAGCCTCGTCGCATTTTTGATGCTGTTATCTTCAGCAATGAGTTAGACATGCTAGAGATTAGATGGCACGAACTTTCTCCCTATGTATCAAAGTTTGTGATCCTTGAGTCCAATACTACGTTTACGGGCATTCCAAAACGTCTCTTCTTCGCCTTAAACCGGGAAAGATTTTCCTTTGCCAAACAAAAGATTGTCCATGACATTTATCCTGGCAGAATTGCAGTCCCTGGATCGCACGAGGACCCATTTGTGCTTGAGTCAAAACAGCGTGGGGCGATGAATGCATTGTTACGCCGTGCAGGCATTTCCAACGGTGATATTCTTCTCATGTCAGATACAGATGAGATTCCAAGTCCTCATACATTGAAACTGCTTCAGTGGTGTGATGGGATTCCTCCCATAATGCATCTTGAACTGAGGAATTACATGTACTCATTTGAGTTCCCTGTGGACTACAGCAGCTGGCGTGCCACTGCCCACGTCTATGGTCCCCGATCACAATACCGGCACTCACGCCAGACGGATGTAATTTTCTCAGATGCAGGATGGCACTGCAGCTTTTGCTTTCAGTATATTTCAGAGTTTGTGTTCAAGATGACTGCCTATAGCCATGCAGACCGCGTGAAAAGGAAATATTTTCTGAGTCATTCAAGAATTCAGGACATTATCTGCAAGGGAGATGATCTTTGTGATATGCTCCCTGAAGAATACTCTTTCCAGGAGTTGATTAAAAAGATGGGGTCAATACCCCGGTCAGCTTCTGCGGTTCATCTTCCTGCCTACTTGATAGAGAATGCAGATAAATTCAAGTTCCTTCTTCCTGGAGGCTGCTTAAGACCACCAGAATAA